The sequence TCACTTGCGGCAGGTCCGCGCCGTGAACTGTCAGTGCCCTGCGGCCGCCTTTCTTCAGCATTTCATTGTTCCCCTGAGTCCTGGCGTTAGGGCCCTCAGTGGCCAGAGCATCATGGTAGGAAAGGTGGCTGGGTGCCCCTGAACCAGCTGGTTGTACACCTTGTCATGCGCTGGATGGAGCACTGGTTGGCGGCCTGCTCGTAGGCAAGGTGTGCCGGCGCTGTTGCTGCTGGCCGCCTGGGCCTGACCCCGCTTGCTGAACAAACAACGTTTCGGCCATACAAATCGGCAGGTCAGCCGTTAAGCTGACGTCATGAATTCCAAAGCATCACAGCAGCTGCAGGTTCCCCCCGGACAAAAGGTCCGGCTGGCTGATTACTCTACGGACACCTTTGAGGGCAGCGCGGCACTCGACAAGGAACAGGTGAAGCAAGCAACTGAACAACTTCAGCAGCGGCTGAGCGAGCTGCAGGAGAAGCTTTACGCTGAGGGCAAGCAGTCTCTGTTGATCATCCTCCAGGCCCGCGACGGTGGGGGTAAAGACAGTACGGTGAGCCGGGTCATGGGAGCGTTCAATCCTAACGGCGTACACGTCGCCAATTTCAAGGCGCCGACCGATCTGGAACTGCAGCACGATTTCCTGTGGCGCATTCATCAGCAAGTGCCCAGTCACGGCATGATTGCCGTATTCAACCGCAGCCACTATGAGGATGTGCTGGTCACACGGGTTCATGGCCTGATTGATGACGCCCGGGCGCAGCAGAATCTGGAACATATCGTGAACTTCGAGAAGTTGCTGTCTGATGCCGGTACCCGCATCGTCAAGTTCTACCTGCACCTTAGTCCCGAGGAACAGAAAGCCCGGATGGAGGACCGCCTGAACGACCCGGCCAAACACTGGAAGTTCAACCCCAGCGATCTGAAAGACCGTGCCCTATGGCATGAATACACCGCCGCCTATGAAGACGCTCTGGCGACCAGCCGGAGCTATGCGCCGTGGTACATCATCCCAGCCGACCGCAAATGGCTCCGTGACTATCTGATTAGCGAGATTCTGGTCCAAACTCTTGAAGAGATGAATCCGCAGTTCCCAACCGCTCACTTTGAAGCGGCCTATTACCTGATTGAGGATATTCCCAGCAGGTAACGCAATAGAACCAAAAAAAAGCCCCACCATGATGGTGGGGCAAAGTGGAGCGGGAGACGAGATTCGAACTCGCGACATCTACCTTGGCAAGGTAGTGCTCTACCAGCTGAGCTACTCCCGCGTATAAAGAAAAAACCCCCGCACTGACCGACTTTTCCAGGACCCTGCGGTCCAAGTATCATAGGCGCTGCCACGTTTCACGACCCAGTTCGGCATGGAGTGGGGTGGTTCCGAGGCGCTAAAGGCACGGGGGTATCCGATGTTGTGGATACAGCTCAAAAAAGCGTAAGGAAAAAACAGCGGACATGAAGAGTCAATGCGAGCGTCAGAGCGGTGACTGAGCGAGGCTCAGTCACGGAATAAGGGCATGTTGATGGTCAAGACCTCGTCTGATGAGCACCAGTCCGCTGAGTACATTGCTGCACTTGCACGCCTGGCCTCTCAACCCGGTGGTCTTCCGGGAGACTTACCTGATAAACAGTGGGATATCTCATCTTGGGGTGGGCTTCCCGCTTAGATGCTTTCAGCGGTTATCCTTTCCGAACATAGCTACCCTGCATGTGCCGTTGGTACGACAGCAGGGAGACCAGCGGTTCGTTCACTCCGGTCCTCTCGTACTAGGAGCAACCCCCCTCAAATATCCTGCGCCCGTAGCGGATAGAGACCGAACTGTCTCACGACGTTCTGAACCCAGCTCGCGTGCCGCTTTAATGGGCGAACAGCCCAACCCTTGGGACCTTCTTCAGCCCCAGGATGCGACGAGCCGACATCGAGGTGCCAAACCTCCCCGCCGATATGGACTCTCGGGGGAGATCAGCCTGTTATCCCCGGGGTAACTTTTATCCGTTGATCGATGGCCCTTCCACACGGTACCACCGGTTCACTAAGCCCCACTTTCGTGCCTGCTCGACCTGTCAGTCTCGCAGTCAAGCCACCTTATACCTTTGCGCTCTACAGACGATTTCCAACCGTCTTGAGGTGACCTTTGGGCGCCTCCGTTACTCTTTAGGAGGCGACCGCCCCAGTCAAACTACCCGCCAAGCACGGTCCCTGCGGTTGCAAACCGCAGGTTAGAAAGTCAGATGATTCAGGGTGGTATTTCACTGGTGTCTCCACCGACCCCAAGAGGCCAGTTTCGCAGACTCCCACCTATGCTACGCAGAATCATCCGAATTCCAATGCCAGACTATAGTAAAGCTCCACGGGGTCTTTTCGTCCTGCTACGGGTAGGCCGCATCTTTACAGCCAATTCAATTTCACCGAGTCCCTCGTTGAGACAGCGCCCAGATCGTTACGCCTTTCGTGCAGGTCGGAACTTACCCGACAAGGAATTTCGCTACCTTAGGACCGTTATAGTTACGGCCGCCGTTCACCGGGGCTTCAGTTTGCAGCTTGCACCGCTCCCTTTGACCTTCCGGCACCGGGCAGGCGTCACACCCTATACGTCCACTGTTCGTGTTTGCAGAGTGCTGTGATTTTGGTAAACAGTCGCCTGGGCCTATTCACTGCGCCCCACTCGAAGTGGGGACCCCTTCTTCCGAAGTTACGGGGTGAGATTGCAAAGTTCCTTAACGAGGGTTCTCTCGCGCGCCTTAGTGCATTGACACTCGGACACCTGTGTCGGTTTGCGGTACGGGTACATATGGTTCAACGTTTAGAAGCTTTTCTTGGCACCCTGGCGTTTCCAACTTCGTCCCGAAGGACTCCCGATATACCTCAGCCTGATGTTTGGTAGATTTTCTGACCCAAACAGCCTATGTATACCAACCGGCATAGCCATAGCTCGGCATTGGATAGCCTAATGCGTCCCTCCATCACTTCCCATATGTAGTGCAGGAATCTTGACCTGCTGTCCATCGATTACGCCTTTCGGCCTCACCTTAGGTCCCGACTTTCCCTGGGCGGACGACCCTTCCCCAGGAACCCTTGTCCTTACGGCGAAGAAGATTCTCACTTCTTTTATCGTTACTCATGCCGGCATCCGCACTTCAGTCGGCTCCACATGTCCTTCCGGTCATGCTTCTCAGCGGACTGAACGCTCCCCTACCAATGTTTGCAAAGCAAACATTCCGCAGCTTCGGTAAATCGCTTAAGCCCCGATCATTTTCGGCGCACCGTCACTCGACCAGTGAGCTATTACGCACTCTTTAAAGGGTGGCTGCTTCTAAGCCAACCTCCTGGCTGTCTATGCAACGGCACATCCTTAACCACTGAGCGATTATTTGGGGACCTTAGCTGGCGGTCTGGGTTGTTTCCCTTTCGGCTACGAAAGTTAGCTCACGCAGCCTCACTCCCGGACTAAACACGTGACGCTTCGGAGTTTGATAAGGGTTGGTAGGCTGGTAGGCCCCCGAGCCTTGTCAGTGCTCTACACGCCACGGTCATCATCCGAGGCTGTACCTAAATACATTTCGGGGAGAACTAGCTATCTCCAGGTTCGGTTAGCTTTTCACTCCTATACACAACTCATCCGAGACTGTTTCAGCAGGCACCGGTTCGGTCCTCCACCCCCTGTCACGGGGGTTTCAACCTGGTCATGCATAGCTCACCTGGTTTCGAGTCTAGCCCGTATAACTAAATCGCCCTATTCGGACTCGCTTTCGCTCCGCCTCCGTCTTTTGACTTAAGCTTGCTACACAGGTCTAAGTCGCCGGCTCATGCTTCAATAGGCACGCCATAACTCACGTAAGGAGCCATGACTGCTTGTAAGCCCACGGTTTCAGGTTCTCTTTCACTCCTCTTCCGAGGTTCTTTTCACCTTTCCCTCACGGTACTATGCGCTATCGGTCACTGGGAGTATTTAGCCTTGCGCGGTGGTCCGCGCGGATTCAGTCATCGTTTCACGAACAACGACCTACTCAGGTGCCAGTACAGTCAACTCGCTTTTCCCCTACAGGACTATCACCTTCTGTGGTCACCCTTTCCAGGGTGTTCAGGTAAGCGGGTTGAATCTTAAAAACTGGTCCTACAACCCCGGAACGTAAACGTTCCGGTTTGGGCTCTTCCGGGTTCGCTCGCCGCTACTAACGGAATCGATGTCTCTTTCTTCTCCTTCAGGTACTGAGATGTTTCAGTTCCCTGAGTTCCCTCTCTCCATACGGAGAGTACCCTTGCGGGTGGGTTTCCCCATTCGGACATCCTGGGATCAACGCCTATCTCCGGCTCATCCAGGCTTTTCGCAGGTAATCGCGTCCTTCATCGGCTCCAGTGCCAAGGCATCCACCGTGGGCCCTTAGTATCTTGACCCATCAAGATTTCAAAAACTTCGTGCATCCGTAGATGCGACTCGGTGTTTAAAAAACAGGATTAATGCTCTTGTTCTCGCATTGCTCTTCGTTTGTCATGCTGCTCGCCTCAACCGAGGCTCAGAAACTATACAAGCCACCGCACACAGTGTCAACCCCTCTGCCTTGACACCTGCCGTAGAAACGGGAAACTCCGTATACACCAGCTTAAATAGGCTCTGCGTACCCCTTAAACAGCCGGTAGTAGCGCCGGGCCATCCACACCATCAGGGCCAGGAGCAGCAGCAGAAAAGGTAGCTGCATCCTGCCCACTTCGTGCAGCAGAAGAGTATTGAATGCAAAATGTAGGAAGACACTCAGCAGCAACCCCTGTGA is a genomic window of Deinococcus proteolyticus MRP containing:
- a CDS encoding PPK2 family polyphosphate kinase, with amino-acid sequence MNSKASQQLQVPPGQKVRLADYSTDTFEGSAALDKEQVKQATEQLQQRLSELQEKLYAEGKQSLLIILQARDGGGKDSTVSRVMGAFNPNGVHVANFKAPTDLELQHDFLWRIHQQVPSHGMIAVFNRSHYEDVLVTRVHGLIDDARAQQNLEHIVNFEKLLSDAGTRIVKFYLHLSPEEQKARMEDRLNDPAKHWKFNPSDLKDRALWHEYTAAYEDALATSRSYAPWYIIPADRKWLRDYLISEILVQTLEEMNPQFPTAHFEAAYYLIEDIPSR